In Rosa rugosa chromosome 4, drRosRugo1.1, whole genome shotgun sequence, the genomic stretch GCAGGGTCTGTTAAAATTTTCCAATCAAATTTAGCTAGAACAACTTTTAGAAGTCTAACACTTAAACCCTCTTTGTTCTTAGGAGTACATACTATAGATAGTATTATTCTGTACAAGGATTATGAAAAGGCACTATCATGGTGAACAATATATCCCAAATAATAGAAGGTTGCTTTCAACATTTATCTCGCATCACTACCAATAGGAAATTAAAAAGACAAAGCATTGATAAGTAAAACATCTACGAGTATACATAAGTTATTCCATAACACCATACATCAAAATTATCATAACAAGTATTTAAACATAAAAAGATAGATGAACAAACTCAAGATACATCAAAACTACTTTTCTTAGACAAATATACTAAGACAACTACTTGAATAGTTTCTATCTTGATCAACAGTTTATCACCATTTCGTGTTCAAATTAAGTGGGCTAAAAGAATCGCTAGGCCCAGTTGTTGGAGGTGGGCGCATCGAGGCTGGCGGGCACGTAACTTGCTCTGGTGGAGTCAGTCTGTATCCTTTGTCTTttggggagtgtgaatttcactcacCTTTTTCAATTGTGATCTTGTTTTGTCTTTGTAAATCCTTAATTCCAAGATATTATGCATTTTaagttttgttttgattttttttccctttcttttaaATTCTTGACAATCTTTGAGGCAAGAGCCACTTGACATTGAAAAATGTAGAGTAGTAAATTGATGAAATTCAAAGACGGCTCACTACCATTGACAATAAAAACACAGTGATGAGGATAAATTAGTTCCCAAAGGAACAACCCCATAACCATAGCATAGTAATAAGACCACGACCAATACTCATATTAAGACTTCAAtttctatataaaaaaaaaaaatcatctcaaCAAGAcaaatttaaaaactctaactCAACGAAATAGAGACTTCCTAATGACCGGTAAacatcaaaaataaaataattccaTCGGGGCCTTTAAGGATCCAACTTCTTCATCAAAAGCAACTGATGACACCATCATAGGAGCACCTCCATTAACAAAATAACtctgaaaagaaattttcttttcttttctaaaaggaaaagaaaagaaaagaaaagaaaaaatgctcatttacccaattttagcttaaaatgtgcccacttgcccgactaagagtttttaaaccccatttacccaaaacactctaagggattatttcccctttacccaattaattctttttattaatttttgggacttttttgccctctccttcaatctctctactctcagtttctctctctctctctctctccccctcaccgatttctctctcctcccccctcacctatttctctatctctctctctctctctctctctctagaagacgtcagatctctctctccctccctccatccctccggcaggtcgcccacgacgcctgctctagccatcgccgcgccgaaactcgtcgtcgtgctctccgctgccaggctcgacgccaagccgacggtcctcgtcgctgagaagctcggcgaggccggggttgaccttctgaaggaatcgacgacggactgaaaatggctatctgctattgtgcagtcataaccataaaagttgtaacattagtgccccccagtagactttgtattgggggccaatgatgactgctttatttattgacggactgaaaactgctattccaaagtaaatgtagtgttaaattgcagtagttgataaatgaaaaaaattgtgttgtttgtgtcagtctagtggggggcagtagacagaatattgaccctcataatgtgggtttttagacattatctgttgttttgagtgtgaataacttgtataatctacgaaacataggaagcggtgtaatgtttgatggtctattggggggcagtagacacattagtgccacccaataatgtctttcttaggagacagtaatcatctcttgttgatttgtttgtgataaagtgcaatacactgtgaatccttgaaactggtgcaagttttaatggtttagtggggggcagtagacacattactgcccccaaataatgtcttcatacgaagtcagaacccttcacttaattggtgcaagttttaatggtttagtggggggcagtagacacattactgcccccaaataatgtcttcatacgaagtcagaacccttcacaaaactggggcaagttttaatggtttagtgggggccAGTAATAAtagtttagtggggggcagtagacacattactgcccccaaataatgtcttcgtgttaagtttagggtttaggggcagcgttaggggcagtagacacattgccgatgaactgcgacgaggacgttggagtggctggatcgccgatcaatcgaacggcgacgagaacgttggatcgccgactggagcttcatcgtcgtgttcagatttggactgcatctccggcgcggcgatcagagagagagagacagaccggaggtggagatcatggggaggagagagagagagagagagagagagagagagagagtggaggtggagatcggggggagagagagagagtttgggaaggagagagagactgataagagatggatgagttttaatttaattaacaggggctaaaatgtcaatagatgtaagattgggtaaatggggttaaaaaactcttggtggagtaagtggacattttttaggctaaaaatgggtaactggtcacagccccaAAATTTTAAGAGGAGAAAAAATTAACGCTAGAATTTGAATTTGGACGGCTGCTGAGACTTGAGAGAGTCTTTTCTTTAATAATGCTTCATTATTATTCAATTAATAGTAAAAGAAAGACATCCAGATGGAAGCCAGTAGTAGATGTACGTAGTCCATTGATCTATTCAGATTCTCCCTTTCTATCTGACACACACTCGCTTTCGTTTCATCAATGAATACACGCGGCATCACCGACAAGACCATTGTCCTAGTCTACTCTGCAAGCTGTGACCAATTATGTCTTCTTTTTGGCGTTTGGTTCGCTGGATCTATCACTACTGTTAACTCTCACATGCACTCTTCACTCTGTACATTTCACCCCAACACCATAAACAGAAGGGGAAAAAAGTCACTGTCTGTGTATTATAAAAGCAGAAACTTTCTCAACTTAACCACAGAAAAGAAGCAAGCACAGCTCACAGCTTTGCCTTTCAGTTTTCAGTCTCATTCCATCAACTCAGCTAGCTATTGGCTTAAAGCAGCTTGTTTTCTGAACTGGGTTTCTCTTATATACTCTCAGGCGTTTAGATTTTCTCTCTCACTACACTTTCAGGTCAgctttttttagttttggagGTCCTAATAGTGAAAAGCTCTCATCTTTTACTCTGTTCTTTGTTGGGTTGGTTTGTAGGAATAATAATGAGCTTATTATGAAATTTGTATTGAGTTTGTGTTTATTCTTTGCTAACGATAATATTTGAAGCAAGAATCAGCTTAATGTGAGGATTGGTATcagattcttttctttttgttccttGTCTTGGGTTTTTGTGATTTTAGAGTTGCTAATTTGCTTTAGAGAAGAGGCTCTTATTTTTCATACTTGACTTGATTCTAGTGATGAAGTACATTATGCTCTAATTCTTGTTTACTTCTTTCACAAATATGTAGATGGTGATCAATACTTTCCTTTCTAGGAACGGCACATCACAATACCTATTTTTATAGTTGGAAACTGCAATCATGCTATGAAATGCTCTGCTTTCtctgttttcctttctttttgttagTCTTTGTACACTAAGATGTTTAATACTTATATCTGCAGAATGGCCTATGCAAGATTAGGCCAGTGGTTAAGTCTTCTGGTATGTTTACTGATATTGCTAAAAGCTGAAAGCCATCCTGTGGAACTCACTTTGGTCCAGAGTGCAGTTGCCAAAGGAGCTGGTGAGAAAAATCGCAATCATGTCTTTTTCTATAGTTCCATTGCTCCCATAtcagtttgttttgaatttgagtCCTACACTGTGTcctaatttctatttttgatATACCGTACAGTTTGTTTAGACGGGAGCCCACCGGCATACCACTTTGACAAGGGATTTGGTGCAGGGATTAACAATTGGTTGGTTCATATTGAGGTTTGTTTCCTTGTCCTTCTAAAATGCTTTCAAATTAAAAAAGGAAGGATAGGGTGGGATTGTACCGTTAATGGTTCTTAGAGATCATAGGAGAAGAGAAAGCTATTGGATCAACAATTCATTAGCTTAGTAAACTGATAAAAGTTATAAGAACTTTTGGATTACGCTTTGAAACTTGTCTTGATTGATAATTGGTTCTTAGGGAGGAGGATGGTGTAAGGATGTTGAGAGTTGCGTTGAGCGAACGAAAAACTTCAGAGGTTCATccaaaaaaatggaaaagacAATATCTTTTTCTGGGGTTCTTGGTAAAAAGCAAACTATGAATCCAGGTATGTTTTTTACCTTTACATCTCATAATTTAACATATTTTTATAAAAGTTTTTGCTAATCATCATACTTTGTTAAAACAAGCATATCCTAAAAATGAATCAGTAGCTTATCATCATAGCTCCCATTTGTTAAGACCCGTttcttctaagttctaacagtaaaagTTGGactcttttttttgttctaGACTTCTATAACTGGAACAGAATCAAGGTTAGGTACTGTGATGGGTCATCATTCACCGGTGATGTGGAAGCAGTAGACCCAGTAAGTTAACTCAAGTTTAGTTAGCAGTCCAAGTCATATACTGGCATAAGAGATTCTGAAGTTGGTGTTTAATAAACTCTATATCTTGACCAGGCTACAAATCTTCACTTCAGAGGAGGAAGGGTTTTTCGTGCCATCATTGATGATCTATTAGCAAAGGGAATGATAAACGCCAAAAATGTATCGCCAATTCATTTGAACTCGATCTCTACTTTTGTCTTTGTCTTGTCCTCCTTTATAATCGCTTATGAGTACTCCTTGTGATTACAGGCTCTACTCTCTGGTTGTTCGGCTGGAGGATTGGCTTCTATTCTTCAATGTGATAACTTCCGTTCTCTCTTACCCGCCGGAACTAATGTGAAATGCCTTGCGGATGCTGGTTACTTCATCAATGGGTAAGCATCATATATTATCTTCTAGTCTTGATATATTTCTGTACTAATTTCATCGTTTCTGATGCCTTGTATTGACTAAACAGGAAGACTATTACTGGATCACAACAAATTGAAGCCTTTTATAGTCAAGTGGTTGCACTACATGTAATATATCTCTGTCAGGCCTTTAGTATGTGCATGTGGTAGCATTGGCTTTGTGTGGTTCTGATTGCATATGTTTTGTGCAGGGTTCAGCAAAGCATTTACCTGCATCCTGCACTTCAAGATTGAGACCAGGGTTGGTAAGTGTTTAAAATTCTTATGATTATACTCATCTCTATTTACTTCTGTATTCTAATACTACCTTCAAAATATTGCAGTGCTTCTTCCCACAAAATGTGATACCGGAACTCCAGACTCCTATTTTTTtggtaaatgctgcttatgattcGTGGCAGGTAACCTCATTCTGATCCTTAATTGCATATCCGTACTTTCTAATATTATGTATTGTCTCCAACCTTCTTTTCtagttccttttcttttctaaaaaGTGATTCACATCCGCTCTATTATCTCCTTTTTTTTCATGTGTGCATGAAAAGTGGTTGGCATGGAAAAATTTAATCATACCTATTTAATTCCAGTATGTAGTTGGAGAATTGCTTAAATCtttgaaagaaaaatgatttatAAATATGAACCCTGATATTGTCCACAACTATTACTAGAAAGGAGTCATCATTATTGTCCTCTTTTCTCTcattcttttcctttctctATCCAAATTCAAATAATATTTTGCATATGCATTTTCTCACACTTCCTTGTATCCATAATCAATTCAGATAAAGAACATTTTGGCACCGAGTATTGCTGATCCTAAAGGCACATGGAAAAGCTGCAAGTCTGGTATAAAGAACTGCTCACCTGCGCAAATTCAAACCATGCAAGGTAAAAAAGCTTAAACTTTTTAGTTCCATGTTTGTCTGAAGTCCTTGTTCCGACCTACCAAGAAAAgcttttattgtttttgtgaACTGTAACAAAACTTTCTACTGGATCATTTATTTGGATGGTTGTTTTTTTGTCATTTCAGATTATAGGTTACAGTTCTTAAATATACTCAATGGTGGTCTCAGCAACTCTCCATCTCATGGAGCATTCATAGACTCTTGCTATGCTCACTGCCAAATTGGAACTCAAGAGACATGGATGGCATCTGACTCCCCGGTTGTCAGTAAGACGGTATGACACTCAAATCTTCACTTAAAATCTCAACTTTTGGTGTGATTATCAATCAATTACTATCACAAGTTCCAAAAAGTATAGCTACTGATCTTATTGTTATCTATAATGTATGATGCAGACAATTGCAAAGGCCGTCGGAGACTGGTATTACAACCGAAGTCCATCAAAAAAGATCGATTGTCCTTACCCTTGCAATCCTACCTGCAAAAATAAAGAATTTGATTCAAACTAGTTCTTGTATgttaaataaagaagaaaaagtttatATACTTGAAAGTTGTATACGACTTCAAGGTTTGTATACTTTCTATGTAATGATCGAGCTACTTATTGCTCTtaataaattttaattcctttgaGCTTGGTTCTGTACTTCGAAATCCTCAGGTTGCTGAACTAGTTTATGTTCATCCTTGACCAACAAAAAAGGTTATGTTCATCATTAGGCATGATTATAAATCCAGATGCTTGGGAATTATGCTGTCCAAAGTGTTTAATAAAAAACGTCAAATAGGCAATTCCTACTTCAAATCAAAGGAAAGACGAGAGCTTCTTCAAAGATAACTTTTGATAGAACCAGCCTCTGACAGCTCATAGGGACAAATTTGATGCATGCCCACATAGAAAAGGTATTTTGCAgaccacacacacacaaaaaggAGGTTCTTCTGTCCAAAAAGTAGAAATA encodes the following:
- the LOC133742577 gene encoding pectin acetylesterase 8-like, with protein sequence MAYARLGQWLSLLVCLLILLKAESHPVELTLVQSAVAKGAVCLDGSPPAYHFDKGFGAGINNWLVHIEGGGWCKDVESCVERTKNFRGSSKKMEKTISFSGVLGKKQTMNPDFYNWNRIKVRYCDGSSFTGDVEAVDPATNLHFRGGRVFRAIIDDLLAKGMINAKNALLSGCSAGGLASILQCDNFRSLLPAGTNVKCLADAGYFINGKTITGSQQIEAFYSQVVALHGSAKHLPASCTSRLRPGLCFFPQNVIPELQTPIFLVNAAYDSWQIKNILAPSIADPKGTWKSCKSGIKNCSPAQIQTMQDYRLQFLNILNGGLSNSPSHGAFIDSCYAHCQIGTQETWMASDSPVVSKTTIAKAVGDWYYNRSPSKKIDCPYPCNPTCKNKEFDSN